The Flavobacteriales bacterium TMED191 genome includes the window TTTCAGTATCCTATCGCGAAGGCATTGAAGTAAATCAATTACAAGGAACCAAATTTAGACCGACAATTCAAAAATATAATACTGTAACAAGTCGATGGGAAATTATTGAAAAGAGAGGCGTAACACAAGAACAAATCGCACTTGATGCTAGTGGAACAATTTTGGAAACAGATTTAATTCAAGATTTTGCAGGTAATAATTACTTTGTTTATTCTGATTTTGAAAATACAAATAAGGCTTCTATGATTACATCTGAAAATAGGATTGTTAGTAATGAAAATACATCAATTCTTCTTGATTCTAGTATGAATATTTATATGTTTGGATATAGTGACGAAAAAAAGAAAGACAACTTTAATAATATTGTTGTTAAGTTTGAGCAAATTCCATCTGAAACAACCGATAAAACAATTTCATTCAATTTGTTAGAACAACTTAATTATGATTTTAATAAAGATAATGAAAAAACCACACTTTCTACTATTGACAACAACAATAATATGTATTTAGTGGGTAGTATAAGAGACAAAACTACCAAAGATAGTGATATGTCACTGTTAAAAATAAGCCAACCAAACGGTGTAATGACAGTTACGTCATCGTATACTATTACAAATACTAGCAGATTAAACGAAAATGCAACTTGTATTGTATTAGATAGTAATGATCCGCCAAATGTTTACATTGGTGGATATTCTAATGTTGATACTCCAGATATTTTGGATTCGTCGCTTCCAATTATATATAAACTCTCACAAGACATAGAAAATAACACATTTACAATAGATACAACATTTGTTTATCGCGAATTTGCAAACAAAAATGACAGAATTATTGATATTGCGATTGATAACCGAGATGGAACAATATATGCTGCTGTAAATGTTGATGTATCAAATAACGGAGTAACAAATTGGGAATGGGGATTAGTTAAAATCAAACAAGTTGGTGGTGCATTAGTGACTGATATTTCGTATATTCATCAGTTTGTAGAATCAGGTATTCAAGGTAAAAACAATTATGTTAAAACAATTAAGATAAACAATGAGCAACCGCCAGTTGTATATATGAGTGGTTATGTTAATGATTATCAATACGCTGTTATTCAATGTAAGGAAAAAACAGACGAACAAAACAACAGTTTTTATACTGCAACATCAGAATTAGTAGATTTAGATGTTCATTATGATACACAATTANCNACAACAACAGAAGCTACNTCAAGATATAAAGAATTTAANATTGAAACANTAAATTTAACAGANANCANNGGTTCAAATGTTCAATATAGNGGTTTAGATTATGANGCTANTTANATATATTTAGCTCCATANGGNAATTATTCGACAGATGTAACAACCAATAAGATTACAAGGGCATTTAAAGATACATTCTTATCAAACAAGGTTGAGAATATAACAATACCAGAGAAACTTCCTGTAAATACCGGTGTTTTGATACAAGGTGAATTTACAGGTGTAACAATTGATAGAGAAAATGAATTTGGATATTTATCACCGTTTACAACAGATATAAGTGCTTCTACAACATATGGCGTAGATCCACATACTACAATAGTACGGTTCTCAACAACAGATTTTACAAATAACGCAACAGAAACGAATTTTGCAGCATGTGACGTAGTTAATGTAATCCCAACATTAGATGATTATCTATTTCCCACTCAAATAGATATTTTTGGAACATTCAATGGAATACAAGAATACAATGAGCACATATACTTAGTTCCCTATGATATAAATGTTTGCATTAGAGTTTTAAAATCTAGTTTTGTAAGTGGTACAACAACAACCTTAACTGCAAGNGATATATCAAGTGTTGACATCGGTTCATTAAAACAATATTCCGGTCTTGTTGTTGATTCGAGTAATAGTTATTATTCNCCTTTATTTTCAGGTAGTGTTATNAGAATTGATAATGACGATTTTACGACATCAGGAACGACTGTTTTAGACCTGACAACATTGAATAATGTTTTTACAAATTTTCAAGACATTGCACAAGATGAATATAATATATATTTAGTTACAAACCAAAATCCGTCTAGGTTGTTAAGAATTAATAAGGCGAATTTCGACAACATAACCACAATTAATGATATTTCATCGATAGATCTTCCCAGTTTTTCAAATGGTTGTTCCGGTATTAACTATGAGAGTGGCTTTTTGTATATAGATAGTTCATTTAATAACTTACTTGTCCGTCTTGATACAAGCAATTTTGCTCTTAATGGATTATCATATTATAAATATAGTGATACAATAAGTGATATTAGAGGACTAGTTGCAAATAACAGAAATGTATACTTGTGTCCATTTAGTAATAACGATGGCACAATATTAAAGATTAATACAAAACTATATCCTGAAAACTTAACTGGTGGTTTAATGGATTTTGACACAACTGTCTCCAGTGATCAAAGTACAGAAATTTTCTATATTGGCAATGATATAAAACATAATACACTAAACAATGTCGTTCCAAAGAAATCAATAAATTTATTATTTATATCAATAACGAAACAACTTGGGTTAAGATTGAGGGAAACAAAACGATTGAGTATTGGTCAATCGGAAGAGAGTGAAATTGGAAAATCGATTAAGTTTCAATACAAAGATACATATGCGAATTTAAGAGGAGACTATGCTTCGTTAAATGAGGTATTAAACGCAAATTTTGATACATTATTTATAGGTATTAATGTNGAAAATCGATTAACATTTCATAAAGAATACATAAATGAAACAACATATTATAACTTTATGACAGAAGGTAATACTATATATGATTTTGGTATTGATTTGAGTTATAATTTTCAAAACTACGATATTTTACCCGATACGACCGATTCNTTTATTACATATGATATTTCTTTGACAGAGTATGATGGCAGTTTTAATGGTACTGATATTTTAAATACAGATTTATTAATTACAAATGAAAAGATTCAAAATAATTATGTTTACAAAGCTGTGTATAATATTTACGATAAAAACTTCCCTGAAATTTCAACAGACGTAACAAAATACATATATGGTTTGCAAGATCTAGTAACAAATTTGAGAGTTGTCGTACAATCATACCATAAACACACAGCAACTTGTACTGTGGAATTTAACCTCTACTCTGGTGTTAATTCTGACAGAATTACAATGGTTGGTATTACTGATAGAACTCCTAAGTATGAACCAAAAATATTATATCCTATTGGAAAGGAAGGAATACTTATTAATGGATCAACGGATATTGCTACTGATGGAACTAAGGGTCGATTCATAAGTATACCAGTTGTATTAAGATATAANACTAGATATACAATAAACATTAAGCAAAATTTAGGTGNTCTTGTTAGAACTGTAATGTGTGAAAATTTGTGTGTNAATAGGAGTGATAGTTTTAAAAATGCAAAAACAGCCATTTTAGAACCAACATTGGTGTATAATCTTAATTTAGCACAAAGATTAAATCAAGGAAATTTGAAGTTGCGTTAAATTTTTTTCTAGTGTCTTTATATAATGGTAAAAAGAGCCCACAAACAAGCCGATGGCAAATACCACATTTCAGGCAAAAAATACGATTTCAACACTGGATCTCGTGCCCAAGTCTGGCATGGAAANGCCCACAAAACAGCNGGAGGATTAACAAAGGATAAATTGATGATGAACAAACACGGACGCGTTGTATCTAAGAANAANCATATGACTGCCAAGAGAGAAAAACGTTTAGCTAANGCCGGATTCAAACCCAAGAAAGGNACTTTCAAAGCGTTCAAAAAGAGTGACAGCACCTTAAAGAAAAGAGGCAGAGGATCGCGCCGTACTAGAAGAAGATAAACAAAAAACAAATGTTTTTAATATTTAATTTTTAATTTTTATTATAAATTTATTTAACTATAAATTTATGATATTACTATTACTGCCAATAGCTAGTTAAAATAATATTTTCGTCAATGTGTTTAACGTCAATAAGTGTAACTAGTTTTTTTTTAAAATACTGTTTACTACATATTAGTTTGTTTTTTTGACATTTGCAGTATTCTTTATATAAATTATCGAAAGCAACNGGTCGTGTACATTTTTCATTACGATTTTTATCNTGAAAACTTANCAGGAAATCTCTAATAACATTAATTTTATTCCACTCTTTGGATTGAATTCCAGTAATAAATTTGTCATTAGATATGTTAATTGATTTATAGAAATGTTTAACAGTATCTATTACATCAAAATTAGAGCTTTTAATAAATGAATTATTTTTACCTTTTTTCTTACACCATATATGAAATAAAAATTCTAATTCTTCAATTTCTAGTTCATCATTTTGCTTGTTAATTACAATTGTTTCTGTCCAAAAATTTTTGAAAAGTTCAACTAAATCTAGAAAATGGCTTTGACAATTGATAAAAATGTCCCGTTCTTTATCGTAATTTATTTTTTTTTCAAGAATTGTTTTGAGATCATTATGAAAAATAATATTTGGTAAATTGAGACTTTGTAAATAATGTTTCCACATAAAAAGTAAGTCGTTCCAACACAAAGTGCTGTTGGGTATATTTGTATTAACAGTGTATTTAATAAGGAATGACGATGTTATTCGGTCAATACTATTGTGATTTAAATAAAAAACACGAGGATGTATCGTTGTTATGGCTTTGTGATTATTTATAATAAAACTATCTGAATTTTCGTGTTTAATCGAATAATAAACAGAAACAGCCATAAAATTTAAAAAGTTTTTTTTTATGAAATCTTCGCTATTTTTATAGTTTAATTGACTAGTATTATTAATATCAAGAATACGACAATCTTTGTAATTATGCTTGTGATATTTTAATTTAATAGATTCTATAGGATTAATGGTTGTAGAAAAATATTTGGTTGTCTCATCATTAATAATAGTTAAAAAGTTTTTAATTGAAGGGTGCATAAAGTGAACCAATGTGTTATTGTTTTTTTTAAGAATATTATCACCTATAACTGTAAGAAAATATTTAGCCCACTCTTTGCTAGCGAATATTGAAGGGAAGATATTTGAAATAATACTTTGTATTGTCTCAGATTCTGGTATAGGTGTTTTAATAAAATTACTCATTTTTATTTCTTTCATAATTTCTGCTTTAATTTTATATTTCCATTCCATAAGTGATCTTACTGAACTGATTTTAGTTAATATTTGATGTTGGACATTATCTTCACCTGAGAAGGTAAAATTGTTGTCTTTGTATTGAATATATCTGTTCGAGCATGTTATATAGAAAAACTTATGTTCATTTAAAAACTTACAAATAAATTTTTCTTTTTCTTGTTCTAAAAATATTTTTCTTTTTACCTTTGTGTCGTGATCTTTCTTCATAGTTTCTAGCGTTTTTGGTAATTGTTCAGTAATATAATGTAGAATTTTTCCAGTTATAAATGGGTCAGTTTTATATGTTGAAAGTAATGTATTTATAGTAGAAAGACACTTNGCGCCTGTATTATCAGTTTCATTGTCTGATATAATTTCATTCATGATANTTAAAATGTAAGNTAATATTTATATCTTTTAAATAAAATTAAATACTTATATTTTCAACATAAGTATTTAAAGGTTCAAACGCATCAATAGATATAAATGCAAGATAACGAAGATTCAAACGTATTAACAATAAAAACTGTTCAAATTGNNCCTTTTCGAACATTAATGACTGCACTAAAAGATATATTATTGGAAACAAATATTATTTTTAGTGATGTTGGAATACGCATTGTAAATATGGATAAATCGCATACAATTTTGGCTCATTTATTTCTACCTTCAGAAAACTTTGAATCATATAAAATGAAAGATGGAATTAAGAAAATTGTAATTGGTGTTAATATGTTCCATTTATTCAAGTTAATTAATTCAATTGACAACGACGACACATTAACAATTTATATTGAAGAATCTGATTGGAACGGGGCTGTTCCAAACTTTCTGGGTCTCAAGTTTGAGAATGGCGATATTAAACAGTGTAAGACACAAAAACTAAGATTGATTGAACCAGATCCTGAAGAATTAGAAGTTCCCGATGTTACTTTTTCATCGATTATTAATTTACCGTCTAGTGATTTTCAAAAGATTATTAGAGATTTGTCAAGTATTAGTGAAAAACTAGAAATAAAATCAGTTGGTAATGAATTGATTTTCCATTGCAACGGTCCTTTTGCTTCAGCTGAAATTCGTCGTGCAGAATCAGATGGTAGTATGGATTTTGTTCAAAAACAAGAATCGACAAAAATTATTCAAGGAGAGTTTTCGCTAAAGAATCTTGGCTATTTTATTAAATGTACAAATTTGTGTAATTCGGTAGAAATGTATCTTGAAAACAACTTGCCTTTGATTGTTAAATATAATGTAGCATCTCTTGGCGAGATTAGATTGTGCCTAGCTCCGTTGCCAAGTTCTTCCTAAATAAAAATAAAATTGATTACTAAAATGAATTTTATTTTTAAGTATTATACAAATCAAATATGTATCTAGGCGAAGTTCGTTGTACTAATAAAAATACTAGTAACAGAGTTTCTGGTCCTCCTGTTCCAAAAGAACCAGACACTTTGCCACAAAGAGTGGCGTGTCCTCCTGTTCCACCTATTAACAACCGTTTTGTTTATGATGGACCACTATTGGCTAAATATAAAATCACTGATGATGGTTATTATTCGTCTACCACTACAGGAAGTGTATTTGAGAATATGCTCGGTTACATTCCAGGCGGTATGTTTGATGCCATTCGTGTTTGGCAAACTCCTAAGTTTTCAGGTGCACGAGAGATTCACGAAAGATTGAGAAAAGAATATCGTCAAGTGTCCGGTGGTCACAGTGGATATACTTTTCATACTCTAACATATCATGAAATGAAAACCATTCATAACTGTTTGTTTTCCTAAAATTCTGGGTTATGTTTCTTAAAAATACATCCGTGAGAATTTAGACCTTTAATAGGTGATATTTGTTGAGTATTTTGATGACTACAAGCACTCATCCAAATTTTTATAATACAAAAGTTCTTTTTTGGAGAAATAGTAATACCGGTAACATTACTTCTAAAGTCATCATTCATAGACACAGTTTCTCCGACAATAGCATAACTTAATTGTTTCCAAACATCGACAACATTTCTGTTGTTTATTTTATATGAAAAACAGCCACCATTACGATTTTTTTCGTCTTCCCAAATAGGTTGAATACCATCCCTCATCAAGAACAGCATACAATTCTTGATTAGAACATCAGGAAGGTTATGGTTAAGTGCAATGATCTCTTCAACTAGTTTAAAGGTGGTAATTTTTTTATAACTGTCCAAACTCCAGCTTGTATCGTGGGGAAGATGTGCCCATAAATTCCATGTATCATGGAGATTATGGGATTGTAATGTTGAATCAACACCATTTTGGAGAGCCATTTCAGACTGTTCTGCC containing:
- a CDS encoding LamG domain-containing protein — protein: TSYQNFSFSLWIYPFNNFEYEQTGRYQKNILVFGENYGTSGGMLALRKDPHADTLQVRLFGPLQTNINGVTAITQQEWHHAVVTYDNATTTLKLYVDGSLKSSSTSANYTPNTIGTIGVGSRYEQDGQAQYSFNGNVRELKYYDRPLTQSEVTYLYDTTGANTTNDYVLYAPLREDGDRVLDYIETVESTKNVKLTMQNLDVFNHTEYDRTTLEELPIILPYKQIYPLNSYYVNETVGPSLQLVDETITNNLEDIRYYSRALTENEITNIYENGKTFGITQDIDISNLEVRFPFANDISGVAGGIPFDSSASIVPQYGFHTDTSGVIREFNEISHYDPGAAQKFFVCFADSNNGNKATVKKYSFVTNEWSFVGSPGFTNTAVSELKFVVDYNDNIYVAYIDETSNLVVMTQDISDNWYVLSNTTNSTFTNVNEISLSISSNPIHNKPYLCLSESVSDSYETLIEGTTEAVVTNFTAKKLTVIYYTPPINENAGYWSIRGNPKFTEGIATNPSITVDNNEDVSVSYREGIEVNQLQGTKFRPTIQKYNTVTSRWEIIEKRGVTQEQIALDASGTILETDLIQDFAGNNYFVYSDFENTNKASMITSENRIVSNENTSILLDSSMNIYMFGYSDEKKKDNFNNIVVKFEQIPSETTDKTISFNLLEQLNYDFNKDNEKTTLSTIDNNNNMYLVGSIRDKTTKDSDMSLLKISQPNGVMTVTSSYTITNTSRLNENATCIVLDSNDPPNVYIGGYSNVDTPDILDSSLPIIYKLSQDIENNTFTIDTTFVYREFANKNDRIIDIAIDNRDGTIYAAVNVDVSNNGVTNWEWGLVKIKQVGGALVTDISYIHQFVESGIQGKNNYVKTIKINNEQPPVVYMSGYVNDYQYAVIQCKEKTDEQNNSFYTATSELVDLDVHYDTQLXTTTEATSRYKEFXIETXNLTXXXGSNVQYXGLDYXAXXIYLAPXGNYSTDVTTNKITRAFKDTFLSNKVENITIPEKLPVNTGVLIQGEFTGVTIDRENEFGYLSPFTTDISASTTYGVDPHTTIVRFSTTDFTNNATETNFAACDVVNVIPTLDDYLFPTQIDIFGTFNGIQEYNEHIYLVPYDINVCIRVLKSSFVSGTTTTLTAXDISSVDIGSLKQYSGLVVDSSNSYYSPLFSGSVXRIDNDDFTTSGTTVLDLTTLNNVFTNFQDIAQDEYNIYLVTNQNPSRLLRINKANFDNITTINDISSIDLPSFSNGCSGINYESGFLYIDSSFNNLLVRLDTSNFALNGLSYYKYSDTISDIRGLVANNRNVYLCPFSNNDGTILKINTKLYPENLTGGLMDFDTTVSSDQSTEIFYIGNDIKHNTLNNVVPKKSINLLFISITKQLGLRLRETKRLSIGQSEESEIGKSIKFQYKDTYANLRGDYASLNEVLNANFDTLFIGINVENRLTFHKEYINETTYYNFMTEGNTIYDFGIDLSYNFQNYDILPDTTDSFITYDISLTEYDGSFNGTDILNTDLLITNEKIQNNYVYKAVYNIYDKNFPEISTDVTKYIYGLQDLVTNLRVVVQSYHKHTATCTVEFNLYSGVNSDRITMVGITDRTPKYEPKILYPIGKEGILINGSTDIATDGTKGRFISIPVVLRYXTRYTINIKQNLGXLVRTVMCENLCVNRSDSFKNAKTAILEPTLVYNLNLAQRLNQGNLKLR
- the pcn gene encoding proliferating cell nuclear antigen (pcna), whose protein sequence is MQDNEDSNVLTIKTVQIXPFRTLMTALKDILLETNIIFSDVGIRIVNMDKSHTILAHLFLPSENFESYKMKDGIKKIVIGVNMFHLFKLINSIDNDDTLTIYIEESDWNGAVPNFLGLKFENGDIKQCKTQKLRLIEPDPEELEVPDVTFSSIINLPSSDFQKIIRDLSSISEKLEIKSVGNELIFHCNGPFASAEIRRAESDGSMDFVQKQESTKIIQGEFSLKNLGYFIKCTNLCNSVEMYLENNLPLIVKYNVASLGEIRLCLAPLPSSS
- a CDS encoding eukaryotic translation initiation factor EIF4E family protein, with product MAEQSEMALQNGVDSTLQSHNLHDTWNLWAHLPHDTSWSLDSYKKITTFKLVEEIIALNHNLPDVLIKNCMLFLMRDGIQPIWEDEKNRNGGCFSYKINNRNVVDVWKQLSYAIVGETVSMNDDFRSNVTGITISPKKNFCIIKIWMSACSHQNTQQISPIKGLNSHGCIFKKHNPEF